Proteins encoded by one window of Chondromyces crocatus:
- a CDS encoding 1,4-dihydroxy-2-naphthoyl-CoA synthase encodes MTVSAIFDPARWREVEGLKFEDITYHRAVDQGTVRVAFNRPEVRNAFRPRTVDELYTALDHARISADVGCVLITGNGPSPKDGGWAFCSGGDQRIRGRDGYRYETTPSTDTPSAAAGVPHDARAGGDTGVNAAAQAKIDAGRLGRLHILEVQRLIRFMPKVVIAVVPGWAAGGGHSLHVVCDLTLASREHARFKQTDPDVASFDSGYGSALLARQVGQKKAREIFFLGEEYSADEAAAMGAINRAVPHAQLEEEALRWASIINGKSPTAMRMLKYGFNLPDDGILGQQLFAGEATRLAYGTDEAQEGRDAFLEKRRPDFDKFPWHY; translated from the coding sequence ATGACCGTGTCTGCCATCTTCGACCCCGCGCGCTGGCGCGAGGTCGAGGGCCTGAAGTTCGAGGACATCACCTACCACCGCGCCGTCGACCAAGGCACGGTCCGCGTGGCCTTCAACCGCCCCGAGGTGCGCAACGCCTTCCGCCCCCGCACCGTCGACGAGCTCTACACCGCCCTCGATCATGCCCGCATCTCGGCGGACGTCGGCTGCGTGCTCATCACGGGCAACGGCCCTTCGCCGAAGGACGGTGGCTGGGCCTTCTGCTCGGGCGGCGACCAGCGCATCCGCGGTCGAGACGGCTACCGCTACGAGACCACCCCGTCGACCGACACGCCGAGCGCCGCCGCTGGCGTCCCCCACGACGCGCGCGCTGGAGGCGACACGGGCGTCAACGCCGCGGCCCAGGCCAAGATCGACGCCGGCCGCCTCGGCCGCCTCCACATCCTCGAAGTCCAGCGCCTCATCCGCTTCATGCCCAAGGTGGTGATCGCCGTCGTCCCTGGCTGGGCAGCCGGCGGAGGCCACAGCCTCCACGTCGTCTGCGACCTCACCCTCGCCAGCCGCGAGCACGCCCGCTTCAAGCAGACCGACCCCGACGTCGCCAGCTTCGACAGCGGCTACGGCTCCGCCCTCCTCGCGCGCCAGGTCGGCCAGAAGAAGGCCCGCGAGATCTTCTTCCTCGGCGAGGAGTACTCCGCCGACGAGGCCGCCGCGATGGGCGCCATCAACCGCGCCGTCCCCCATGCCCAGCTCGAGGAAGAAGCCCTCCGCTGGGCCAGCATCATCAACGGCAAGAGCCCCACCGCCATGCGCATGCTCAAGTACGGCTTCAACCTCCCCGACGACGGCATCCTCGGCCAGCAGCTCTTCGCTGGCGAGGCCACCCGCCTCGCCTACGGCACCGACGAAGCCCAGGAGGGCCGCGACGCCTTCCTCGAGAAGCGCCGCCCCGACTTCGACAAGTTCCCCTGGCATTACTGA
- a CDS encoding STAS domain-containing protein: MMESLVDEPVRTVLDALSTPVALLDADRVIVHLNEAWRSTFQNGTTAAGEEFQIGRPYGVCVGDAVGAGTDDEGAIDAAMQGVRSERMSRHEGGGERWWIHTRVMPHGHGTQRGVLIEKEDVSERMDPEGTAMSYQAVLHAVHFAASRFLDGSPWETRIQEVLRRLGEALSVSRVYVFERSTGRHGGEVFRHRYEWVTAGLSGQLDDPAWQEVDVDALGMTDWVELFEGGHLVQGVVRSMPEPLRSALSVNGVLALALVPVYAGKLWWGALGVDECTSERAWTLPELEALRAAAGLLGAAIEGRWTREELERGVVQAEYARGQEEMLRALEAPILPVHDRVLVMPIVGDLRVERLARAQEALLQGTVARGAEAVILDLTGMRHVEEGSIAGLTRMARAVRLLGATVILTGIAPEVAQALTLCGSDLNGLATCSNLQAGIAKAIQLARRR; encoded by the coding sequence ATGATGGAATCACTGGTCGACGAGCCGGTGCGCACGGTGCTGGACGCGCTCTCCACGCCGGTGGCCTTGCTCGACGCCGACAGGGTCATCGTCCACCTGAACGAGGCGTGGCGCTCGACGTTCCAGAACGGGACGACAGCCGCAGGCGAGGAGTTCCAGATCGGTCGGCCGTACGGGGTGTGCGTGGGCGATGCGGTGGGAGCGGGCACGGACGACGAGGGGGCGATCGATGCGGCGATGCAAGGGGTGCGCAGCGAGCGGATGTCGCGGCACGAGGGCGGTGGAGAGCGGTGGTGGATCCACACCCGGGTGATGCCGCACGGTCACGGGACGCAGCGGGGGGTGCTGATCGAGAAGGAGGACGTGTCGGAGCGGATGGATCCGGAGGGCACGGCGATGAGCTACCAGGCCGTGCTGCACGCGGTGCACTTCGCGGCGTCGCGCTTCCTGGATGGCTCCCCCTGGGAGACTCGCATCCAGGAGGTGCTTCGGCGGCTCGGGGAGGCGCTGTCGGTGAGCCGGGTGTACGTGTTCGAGCGCTCGACCGGAAGGCACGGGGGCGAGGTGTTCCGCCATCGCTACGAGTGGGTGACGGCAGGGCTGAGCGGGCAGCTCGACGATCCGGCGTGGCAGGAGGTGGACGTCGACGCGCTGGGGATGACGGACTGGGTGGAGCTGTTCGAGGGCGGTCACCTCGTGCAAGGGGTGGTGCGCTCGATGCCCGAGCCGCTGCGGAGCGCGCTGTCGGTGAACGGGGTGCTCGCGCTGGCACTGGTACCGGTCTACGCGGGGAAGCTCTGGTGGGGGGCGCTCGGGGTGGACGAGTGCACGTCGGAGCGGGCCTGGACGCTGCCCGAGCTGGAGGCGCTGCGCGCGGCGGCCGGGCTGCTGGGGGCGGCCATCGAGGGAAGGTGGACACGCGAGGAGCTCGAGCGCGGGGTGGTGCAAGCGGAGTACGCGCGAGGTCAGGAGGAGATGCTGCGCGCGCTGGAGGCGCCAATCTTGCCGGTGCACGATCGGGTGCTGGTCATGCCCATCGTGGGGGATCTGCGCGTGGAGCGGCTCGCACGGGCGCAGGAGGCGCTGCTGCAAGGGACGGTGGCGCGCGGGGCCGAGGCGGTGATCCTGGATCTGACCGGAATGCGGCATGTCGAGGAGGGGAGCATCGCCGGGCTGACCCGCATGGCCCGCGCGGTGCGCCTGCTCGGCGCGACGGTGATCTTGACGGGCATTGCACCGGAGGTGGCCCAGGCGCTCACGCTCTGCGGGAGTGATCTGAACGGTCTCGCGACATGCAGCAATTTGCAGGCAGGGATCGCAAAGGCAATTCAGCTCGCCCGGCGGCGTTGA
- a CDS encoding serine/threonine-protein kinase yields MGVQVGAQLGPYRVLHPLGHGGMGQVFAVKDACSERVVALKVLSEEAASHPQTIARFVQEGRALTMLRHPGIVEVTSCERLEDGTPFLVMELLEGLSLRDWMAVQDGPTKLETALSIAQQLAAAMAHVHEKGIVHRDLKPANIMVISKDEASSPGLTVKVLDFGIAKVPPAPTGGIDTQVQTAELVQMGTAPYMAPEQALGAAEVDGKSDVYALGVVLFELITGRLPFEADDAVAFATKHAKEQAPSLRTLRAEVSGGLCVLVDAMLAKEPRERPTMARCREALAEPWRRDRSVCPFPGLEPFSEHQAELFFGRHVETAEILERLDGARSGPVRWVQIEGSSGVGKSSLVQAGVRPRLQDEQARNGALWSVAWMRPSPDPLGALAQALSEALAGDGRSHPVEEITATLRDEPGALRAFADQVPPERMLLVVIEQMEELFTTGVEQAALVDALLDDALDQEGTRLCLLTTLRSDFLQGLDRLPRLSRRLNRASRYHLPPVDEVALTAVTQGMGRRAGLELSSRLAGQMVRDAARASCRLLLLGHALQALWSPDDREASSLEQRYTAFGGVGGALGKHAEALLETLGAEGRERAKWLVLSLVQVDSEAPDACRVRKRSDVLAAAGNDALAEEVLLRLAGTGAAMDAAHGAGMRLISLSGEAETDPADQEVAFIHDALLSQVPAISRWLDEERARLEQLSALEEAARIWERAGCAQSDLPSEAAMARYREAFEESLRRGVPRPPVNPLAQRCLEEAALRDRRARVRKRRIEGLVILTGTVIVAGGVYALVQQRAAEANFQRAEHTLHRLVGAAEQISDIDWKLGRVPGILARRRKLLSGIDEALQSLPEADLRKPEVRARVISTKHRLGDLYWYNDSLAVAERYYGEARAELERARAVSQEARWWGLQLALNESKRGKVALARDRLDDAQRHVDASLALLGTAPGAGQDIDDFNRTLATSTLEQAELLLARGDLEGAARRHDEAIGRLRGLARDEYNQSLLAQALVAQAGVAITRGELGRAGAALDEAMAIQAPLARSASADTYTHHILACIHAEAATLGLAQGEHGVARQHGDAARALSRKLHEGDPDRKVYALVLGKSLHGLEALAAAEGDRAAEAAVRAERHALLAPFLRLDAEDVRFQRLAGPEGGRGRPGRAPRAVEGDSGEPEPTSL; encoded by the coding sequence ATGGGGGTTCAGGTTGGCGCTCAGCTCGGCCCCTACCGTGTGCTCCATCCCCTGGGTCACGGCGGAATGGGCCAGGTCTTTGCAGTAAAGGACGCGTGTTCGGAGCGAGTCGTCGCGCTCAAGGTGCTCTCCGAGGAAGCTGCGAGCCACCCCCAGACCATCGCGCGCTTCGTTCAAGAGGGCAGGGCGCTCACGATGCTCCGGCACCCGGGCATCGTCGAGGTCACCTCCTGCGAGCGTCTCGAGGATGGCACCCCCTTCCTGGTGATGGAACTTCTCGAAGGGCTCTCCCTGCGGGACTGGATGGCGGTTCAGGACGGCCCGACGAAGCTGGAGACAGCCCTCTCGATCGCGCAGCAGCTCGCGGCGGCCATGGCCCACGTTCACGAGAAGGGCATCGTTCACCGCGATCTCAAGCCTGCCAACATCATGGTCATCTCGAAGGACGAGGCCTCCAGCCCTGGGCTCACCGTGAAGGTGCTCGACTTCGGGATTGCCAAGGTCCCTCCCGCGCCAACGGGAGGGATCGATACGCAGGTCCAGACGGCAGAGCTCGTGCAGATGGGAACTGCGCCGTACATGGCCCCGGAGCAAGCGCTGGGCGCGGCGGAGGTGGACGGCAAGTCGGATGTTTATGCCCTCGGTGTGGTCCTCTTCGAGCTGATCACGGGGCGGTTGCCGTTCGAGGCTGACGATGCCGTGGCGTTCGCCACCAAGCATGCGAAGGAGCAGGCTCCTTCGCTGCGCACGTTGCGTGCCGAGGTTTCAGGGGGGCTGTGCGTGCTCGTCGATGCCATGCTCGCCAAGGAGCCCCGGGAGCGGCCCACGATGGCGCGTTGCCGTGAGGCCCTCGCCGAGCCATGGCGACGCGACCGGAGCGTGTGTCCCTTTCCGGGTCTGGAGCCCTTCTCCGAGCACCAGGCCGAGCTTTTCTTCGGGCGACACGTGGAGACGGCCGAGATCCTGGAGCGCCTCGATGGAGCGCGCAGCGGACCTGTGCGGTGGGTCCAGATCGAGGGGTCGAGCGGCGTCGGGAAGTCGTCGCTGGTGCAGGCCGGCGTTCGCCCCCGGTTGCAGGACGAGCAGGCCCGGAACGGGGCTCTCTGGTCCGTCGCCTGGATGCGCCCTTCGCCCGATCCTCTGGGCGCTCTGGCCCAGGCGCTGAGCGAGGCCCTCGCGGGCGATGGACGCTCGCATCCCGTCGAGGAGATCACGGCCACCCTGCGCGACGAGCCCGGGGCTCTCCGAGCGTTCGCCGACCAGGTTCCGCCGGAGCGCATGCTGCTCGTGGTCATCGAGCAGATGGAGGAGCTGTTCACGACCGGCGTCGAGCAGGCCGCGCTCGTCGACGCCCTCCTGGACGATGCGCTCGATCAAGAGGGAACACGCCTGTGCCTCCTCACGACACTCCGCAGCGATTTCCTCCAGGGCCTGGACCGGCTGCCGAGGCTTTCACGCCGGCTCAACCGAGCGTCCAGGTATCACCTGCCCCCCGTGGACGAGGTCGCCCTGACAGCGGTCACGCAGGGCATGGGCAGGCGTGCTGGGCTCGAACTCTCCAGTCGGCTGGCAGGCCAGATGGTGCGTGACGCCGCGCGTGCGTCGTGTCGGCTCCTGCTGCTCGGGCACGCGCTCCAGGCACTCTGGTCCCCCGACGACCGTGAGGCGTCGAGCCTGGAGCAGCGCTACACCGCATTCGGCGGGGTGGGCGGTGCTCTCGGGAAGCATGCCGAGGCGCTGCTCGAGACGCTGGGTGCGGAGGGACGCGAGCGCGCGAAGTGGCTCGTCCTGAGCTTGGTCCAGGTCGACTCAGAGGCACCCGACGCGTGCCGTGTCCGCAAGCGCTCCGATGTGCTGGCGGCGGCGGGGAACGACGCGCTCGCGGAGGAGGTGTTGCTGCGTCTCGCCGGCACCGGGGCTGCCATGGACGCCGCGCATGGGGCCGGAATGCGGCTGATCTCCCTCTCCGGCGAGGCCGAGACGGACCCTGCCGACCAGGAGGTGGCGTTCATCCACGATGCCTTGCTCTCGCAGGTGCCAGCGATCTCGCGATGGCTCGACGAGGAGCGTGCGCGCCTCGAGCAACTCTCGGCGCTGGAGGAGGCCGCACGGATCTGGGAACGCGCTGGATGCGCGCAGAGCGATCTCCCCTCGGAGGCCGCCATGGCGCGGTACCGGGAAGCGTTCGAGGAGAGCCTGCGCCGAGGTGTTCCCCGCCCTCCGGTGAACCCGCTGGCGCAGCGATGCCTGGAGGAGGCCGCCCTGCGAGACCGGCGAGCGCGCGTGCGGAAGCGACGGATCGAGGGGCTGGTGATCCTCACCGGGACCGTGATCGTGGCGGGCGGCGTCTACGCCCTCGTGCAACAGCGCGCGGCCGAGGCGAACTTCCAGCGCGCGGAGCACACGCTCCACCGCCTCGTCGGCGCGGCGGAGCAGATCTCGGACATCGACTGGAAGCTCGGCCGGGTCCCGGGGATCCTCGCCAGGCGCCGCAAGCTCTTGAGCGGCATCGACGAGGCGCTGCAGTCGCTGCCCGAGGCCGACCTGCGGAAGCCGGAGGTCCGTGCGCGCGTGATCTCCACGAAGCATCGCCTCGGCGATCTGTACTGGTACAATGACTCCCTGGCGGTCGCCGAGCGCTACTACGGCGAGGCGCGGGCAGAGCTGGAGCGGGCTCGCGCCGTGAGCCAGGAAGCGCGCTGGTGGGGGCTCCAGCTCGCTCTCAACGAGTCGAAGCGGGGCAAGGTGGCGCTGGCGCGGGATCGGCTGGACGACGCTCAGCGTCATGTCGATGCATCGCTGGCGTTGCTCGGGACCGCTCCGGGGGCCGGACAGGACATCGACGACTTCAACCGCACGCTCGCGACGAGCACCTTGGAGCAAGCGGAGCTTTTGCTGGCGAGGGGCGATCTGGAAGGCGCGGCCCGGCGCCACGACGAGGCGATCGGGCGGCTCCGGGGCCTCGCAAGGGACGAGTACAACCAGAGCTTGCTGGCGCAGGCGCTCGTGGCGCAGGCCGGGGTGGCGATCACCCGGGGGGAGCTGGGGCGCGCGGGCGCGGCGCTCGACGAGGCGATGGCCATCCAGGCGCCGCTCGCCCGATCCGCGTCGGCCGACACATACACCCACCACATCCTGGCGTGCATCCATGCGGAGGCGGCCACGCTCGGGCTCGCGCAAGGGGAGCATGGCGTGGCCCGTCAGCACGGCGACGCCGCACGCGCACTGAGCCGGAAGCTGCACGAGGGAGATCCCGACCGGAAGGTCTACGCACTGGTGCTGGGCAAGAGCCTTCACGGACTGGAGGCACTGGCCGCGGCGGAGGGGGATCGCGCTGCGGAGGCCGCCGTGAGGGCCGAGCGGCATGCGCTGCTCGCGCCGTTCCTGCGCCTGGACGCCGAGGATGTGCGCTTCCAGCGGCTCGCTGGGCCGGAAGGAGGGCGGGGTAGGCCAGGGCGAGCGCCCCGAGCGGTCGAGGGGGACTCCGGGGAACCGGAACCCACGTCTCTCTGA
- a CDS encoding RNA polymerase sigma factor produces MGDGEGTGERQEGVAGDVNAQRSRAADRGEVRELSVEELIERARAGKQGAFEELFRRYRPKVGTWAEQQGRGQPGTTRPSDIAQNTAKRAFERFVTFKGTSEGEWTVWLKEILKNCLLESQRAGRTKKRGGHTIPLEDACAELPSPEASASQVMARSEQHQKLLASLYQHLPEEQSQAIWLCHLKGFPVAEVAQKMGKSPNAIGGLLARGMKRLRQVMNEEPSVDQGEPPVSEGAVEALLVYLRRCESGVSVDRAAFLAEHPEGGDELQSMLTWIDQIRALWASSEGTEESH; encoded by the coding sequence ATGGGGGACGGTGAGGGCACTGGAGAGCGCCAGGAAGGGGTGGCTGGAGACGTGAACGCTCAGCGGAGTCGGGCCGCGGATCGGGGCGAGGTTCGGGAACTCTCCGTGGAAGAGCTCATCGAGCGCGCTCGGGCTGGCAAGCAAGGCGCGTTCGAGGAGCTGTTCCGCCGGTATCGACCGAAGGTGGGGACCTGGGCGGAGCAGCAGGGGCGGGGGCAGCCTGGAACGACGCGACCCTCGGACATCGCGCAGAACACGGCAAAGCGCGCCTTCGAGCGGTTCGTAACGTTCAAGGGGACCTCGGAAGGCGAGTGGACGGTCTGGTTGAAGGAGATCCTCAAGAACTGCCTCCTGGAGAGTCAGCGTGCCGGCAGGACGAAGAAGCGAGGAGGCCACACGATCCCTCTGGAGGATGCGTGCGCCGAGCTGCCCAGCCCGGAGGCCAGCGCGAGTCAGGTGATGGCCAGGAGCGAGCAACATCAAAAGCTCCTCGCGTCGCTTTACCAGCATCTCCCTGAGGAGCAGAGCCAAGCGATCTGGCTATGCCACCTGAAGGGATTTCCCGTTGCAGAGGTCGCTCAGAAGATGGGCAAGTCGCCAAACGCCATCGGTGGCCTTCTGGCACGAGGGATGAAGCGGTTGCGGCAGGTAATGAACGAGGAGCCGTCCGTCGACCAAGGCGAGCCGCCGGTATCCGAAGGGGCGGTGGAGGCGCTGCTCGTCTACCTGCGCCGCTGCGAAAGTGGGGTGAGTGTGGACCGAGCGGCCTTTCTCGCCGAGCATCCCGAAGGTGGAGACGAGCTGCAATCGATGCTGACCTGGATCGACCAGATCCGCGCGCTCTGGGCCTCCTCCGAGGGGACCGAGGAGAGCCATTGA
- a CDS encoding DUF3892 domain-containing protein, with protein sequence MANERRVDCVITSGQTEAHQRILAIGGEYQGSRWQDTQQEAIANIETGRKSYYVKEPGGPRVEVVVGSRNGKKYLKTENDGEQPNNLLSLRECR encoded by the coding sequence ATGGCAAACGAGCGTCGGGTGGACTGCGTCATCACGTCGGGTCAGACGGAGGCACACCAGCGAATCTTGGCAATCGGTGGTGAATACCAAGGCAGTCGCTGGCAGGACACGCAGCAGGAGGCGATTGCCAACATCGAGACCGGGCGGAAGAGCTACTACGTCAAGGAACCCGGGGGGCCTCGTGTGGAGGTCGTCGTGGGTTCACGGAACGGGAAGAAGTACCTCAAGACGGAGAATGACGGCGAACAGCCGAACAACCTGCTGTCGCTGAGAGAGTGCCGCTAG
- a CDS encoding SAVED domain-containing protein → MHTSEDTLPRGLILLAQPELLNINPTEMTDARPEAYRDIPYRIVELNHAESFRPPGAPRNWSAEQRALDEQFHASVKPLREKHPDYSILYFGSSSIPLTLYLGYLLETWQRTEVVPRHHDARSWGWRSSPEGRPARLLPVTLPDFKDHSPGEAIIRISTSHQVDQYITRQVVPEPVLVEVDIALEHPSEDAFTSMEEMFEVAKAFRQTLDCIGDRFPRVQRVHLFASVQTGMALLLGAQISKTMHPAVQTYQYTRSSGVEPFHAPALLINGPRSPEPIALNDEEVNLAARDRVNLAQDFDRMRGQIRREEKDQEVEWPGSVLAEPAGLAAFSGMWRKLPPLCKTPLKQTRIDVATTSVEDSFRLNPANEWQIDDRWLARLAQRLPEEDRRRRALRMLVLHEAVHRGQQGLTRTLSKGIGRFPKVLEEADYHADVWGMLYERSLTELVSPDEIDRPARFFQALIRIATETMWAFDDDGQPLRMIQVRRLNRYLIWYWQYLLLEAAVLRDAGLTEVLALLAQRPIIELAGPTPLSQDERVYYPLDASRMMTPELCVYHQGRLHRHGVRIDFSLAELIEGVRERNGDAILDVLRAAAEQTAR, encoded by the coding sequence ATGCATACCTCCGAAGACACACTGCCCCGTGGCCTGATTCTCCTCGCTCAGCCGGAACTGCTGAACATCAACCCCACCGAGATGACCGATGCGCGACCGGAAGCCTACCGGGACATCCCGTATCGGATCGTCGAACTCAACCATGCCGAGTCCTTCCGCCCTCCGGGGGCGCCGAGGAACTGGAGCGCGGAGCAGCGCGCGCTCGACGAGCAGTTCCACGCGAGCGTGAAGCCACTCCGGGAAAAACACCCGGACTACAGCATCCTCTACTTCGGCTCGTCATCCATCCCGCTGACACTGTATCTCGGCTACTTGCTGGAGACCTGGCAGCGGACCGAGGTCGTGCCGCGCCATCACGACGCCCGATCATGGGGCTGGCGCTCGTCACCAGAAGGGAGGCCGGCGCGTCTCCTGCCGGTCACGCTCCCCGATTTCAAAGACCACTCGCCTGGCGAGGCAATCATCCGGATATCGACCTCTCACCAGGTCGATCAGTACATCACACGGCAGGTCGTCCCCGAGCCGGTGCTGGTCGAGGTCGACATCGCGCTGGAGCATCCTTCCGAGGATGCGTTCACGTCGATGGAGGAGATGTTCGAGGTCGCCAAGGCCTTCCGGCAAACGCTCGATTGCATCGGTGACCGCTTCCCTCGCGTGCAGAGGGTTCACCTGTTCGCGTCGGTGCAGACGGGGATGGCACTCCTGCTCGGCGCCCAGATCAGCAAGACGATGCACCCTGCCGTTCAGACCTATCAGTATACGCGCAGCAGCGGGGTCGAGCCATTCCATGCGCCCGCGCTGCTCATCAATGGGCCTCGATCGCCCGAACCCATCGCACTGAACGACGAGGAGGTGAACCTGGCCGCGCGTGACCGCGTCAACCTGGCGCAGGACTTCGATCGCATGCGGGGGCAGATCCGGCGGGAAGAGAAGGATCAGGAAGTCGAGTGGCCTGGTTCGGTGCTGGCGGAACCGGCTGGCCTCGCGGCGTTCAGCGGGATGTGGCGGAAGCTGCCACCCTTGTGCAAGACGCCGCTGAAGCAGACCCGGATCGATGTCGCGACGACGAGCGTGGAGGACAGCTTTCGCCTCAACCCGGCCAATGAATGGCAGATTGACGATCGGTGGCTGGCCCGGCTCGCGCAACGACTCCCCGAAGAGGACAGGCGGCGGCGCGCCCTCCGGATGCTGGTCCTTCACGAGGCGGTCCACCGCGGTCAGCAGGGGCTGACCCGGACGCTGAGCAAGGGGATCGGTCGGTTCCCCAAGGTGCTCGAGGAGGCCGACTACCACGCCGATGTCTGGGGAATGCTCTACGAGCGCTCCCTCACGGAGTTGGTCTCTCCCGACGAAATCGACAGGCCCGCGCGCTTCTTTCAAGCGTTGATCCGAATCGCTACGGAGACGATGTGGGCCTTCGACGACGATGGTCAGCCCCTGCGGATGATCCAGGTGCGTCGTCTCAACCGGTATCTCATCTGGTACTGGCAGTACCTGCTCCTCGAAGCCGCGGTGCTCCGGGACGCCGGCCTCACCGAGGTTTTGGCACTCCTCGCCCAGCGTCCAATCATCGAGCTGGCCGGCCCCACGCCATTGTCGCAGGATGAGCGTGTCTATTATCCCCTGGATGCCTCCCGGATGATGACGCCCGAGCTATGCGTTTATCATCAAGGTCGCCTCCACAGACATGGCGTCCGGATCGACTTTTCCCTCGCCGAGCTGATTGAAGGGGTGCGCGAGCGGAACGGGGATGCGATCCTCGACGTGCTGCGCGCAGCCGCGGAGCAGACGGCACGTTAG
- a CDS encoding serine/threonine-protein kinase: MLSPGARIGDYEVVRHAAEGATSDVYEARHVGDGHPAALKLMLVELCLHVDVVTRFHNEAQALEQVRHARIVSLFAWGTTPEGPPYMVLEWLPKTLEGELGRAPSGLSSEVATRIAMQIAEALSVLHDRGIVHRDLKPENLLLAEHDLATADLKLTDLGLAKLLRGGVGPGSMANVTPTGMFPVSTGGDDVIGTWEYMAPEQWVRAKDVDAKADVYALGVILFRMLVGRLPFEAEQRKDWMGLHLLEPPPLDCLDGRASAPLRDLVACMLSKKAASRPTMHQVRKALAGQGAH, from the coding sequence ATGCTTTCACCAGGGGCGCGCATCGGGGATTACGAGGTGGTGCGGCATGCTGCGGAGGGGGCGACGAGCGACGTCTACGAGGCGCGACACGTGGGCGATGGCCATCCAGCAGCGTTGAAGCTGATGCTCGTAGAGCTGTGCTTGCACGTGGACGTGGTCACCCGCTTCCACAATGAAGCGCAGGCCCTCGAACAGGTGCGTCATGCGCGCATCGTTTCACTCTTTGCGTGGGGGACGACGCCGGAGGGGCCTCCCTACATGGTGCTGGAGTGGCTCCCGAAGACGCTGGAGGGGGAACTGGGGCGTGCTCCGTCAGGGCTGTCGAGCGAGGTCGCGACACGGATAGCCATGCAGATCGCAGAGGCGCTCTCGGTGCTGCATGATCGAGGCATCGTTCACCGCGATCTGAAGCCGGAAAACCTCCTGCTGGCGGAGCACGACCTGGCCACCGCGGACTTGAAGCTGACCGATCTCGGTCTTGCCAAGCTGCTCCGCGGGGGGGTCGGTCCGGGCTCGATGGCGAACGTCACGCCGACGGGGATGTTTCCTGTTTCCACCGGGGGGGACGATGTGATCGGCACCTGGGAGTACATGGCCCCGGAGCAATGGGTGCGGGCGAAGGACGTCGACGCCAAAGCGGATGTCTATGCCCTCGGGGTGATCCTTTTCCGGATGCTGGTGGGGCGTTTGCCGTTCGAAGCCGAGCAGCGCAAGGACTGGATGGGGCTTCACCTGCTGGAGCCGCCGCCGCTGGACTGCCTCGATGGCCGGGCCTCGGCGCCGCTCCGGGACCTCGTGGCCTGCATGTTGAGCAAGAAGGCAGCGTCGAGGCCCACCATGCACCAGGTGCGGAAGGCGCTCGCGGGACAGGGGGCGCACTGA